A DNA window from Oncorhynchus tshawytscha isolate Ot180627B linkage group LG13, Otsh_v2.0, whole genome shotgun sequence contains the following coding sequences:
- the LOC112246775 gene encoding uncharacterized protein LOC112246775 isoform X2: protein MPGCFSRLAERVRGRLRPTASTGCSNSFVACFSCLFLFCRVRDRRQMDSDLEEETTVLDEVQLDVPLDDVPDVPQLPVLLDVQNAAIIPEDVPDVQTILENNAGPVVIAWRTFQFISPIITYMRGGSQQVVVRMHHVSRVTGLETQLVWAISKETARLSPEGIPYCATKVQSITWIQRVAGRVTHYASHLRHETSVDVTVGCYQQTDVSVVYTTLHMGLDGLLSSSAWSEAASFSTPTTQHFTDPEPECHNCYEGWEEDLLPEEREVPLLNLYLTTKRVEDIALRLVSLRQAFTTLLGSTLSRNHLFVAGKVLLGALVQANHMDEAKFISTYNDFVDYLSDPSKRNDIERELSEAKIHHMNMIDVLFELVLFGMMTAQKSLMVHPGGFVERLYALLYSFLPTAANMEPEADRYLLQLSDSCDTLPPNRDLDTNALHYFALNLTFINKISCSSKTFWFPSFHLFDFMTISSSYSYVNIRLLHEQ from the exons ATGCCTGGGTGCTTTTCAAGACTGGCGGAGAGAGTGCGTGGACGTCTGCGGCCTACTGCGTCGACAGGTTGTTCAAACTCATTTGTGGCTTGTTTTTCTTGTCTTTTTCTGTTTTGCAGGGTTCGTGATCGTCGACAGATGGACAGCGACTTAGAAGAGG AAACAACTGTCCTGGATGAGGTCCAGTTGGATGTGCCATTGGATGATGTGCCAGATGTTCCACAGCTGCCAGTCCTCCTTGATGTCCAGAATGCTGCTATCATCCCTGAGGATGTGCCAGATGTGCAGACTATCCTTGAG AACAATGCCGGTCCGGTGGTTATAGCTTGGAGAACTTTCCAGTTCATCAGCCCCATCATCACCTACATGCGTGGGGGATCCCAG CAGGTGGTGGTGAGGATGCACCACGTGAGTAGGGTGACAGGCCTAGAGACTCAACTGGTGTGGGCCATCTCCAAGGAGACAGCCAGGCTTAGTCCAGAGGGCATCCCCTACTGTGCCACCAAAGTGCAGTCCATCACTTGGATCCAG cgtgtggcTGGCAGGGTGACCCACTATGCGTCTCACCTCCGCCACGAGACGTCTGTGGACGTGACGGTTGGCTGCTACCAG CAGACTGATGTCTCAGTGGTGTACACCACTCTCCACATGGGGCTGGACGGGCTTCTCTCCTCTTCAGCGTGGTCGGAGGCTGCCTCCTTCTCTACGCCCACCACTCAGCACTTCACTGACCCAGAGCCTGAGTGCCACAACTGCTATGAG GGCTGGGAGGAGGACCTGCTGCCTGAGGAGAGGGAGGTTCCTCTGCTAAA CCTCTACCTTACCACCAAGAGAGTGGAGGACATCGCCCTGAGGCTCGTCTCCCTGCGCCAGGCCTTCACT ACCCTGCTTGGTTCCACCCTGAGCAGGAACCATCTGTTTGTGGCGGGAAAGGTCCTCCTGGGCGCACTGGTTCAAGCCAACCACATG GACGAGGCCAAGTTCATAAGTACCTACAACGACTTTGTGGACTACCTGAGTGACCCCTCCAAGCGGAATGACATTGAGAGGGAGCTGTCTGAGGCAAAG ATCCATCATATGAACATGATAGATGTCCTCTTTGAGCTGGTGCTGTTTGGGATGATGACAGCTCAGAAGTCCCTGATGGTG CACCCTGGTGGGTTCGTGGAGCGTCTGTACgctctcctgtactccttccTGCCCACTGCTGCCAACATGGAGCCAGAGGCTGACAGATACCTGCTGCAGCTCAGT GATTCTTGTGACACTTTGCCACCCAACAGGGATCTAGACACCAATGCACTACATTACTTTGCACTGAATCttacatttataaataaaataagttGTAGTTCAAAAACATTTTGGTTTCCGTCTTttcatttatttgattttatgACCATTTCCTCTTCCTATAGTTATGTTAATATTAGATTATTACATGAACAATGA
- the LOC112246775 gene encoding uncharacterized protein LOC112246775 isoform X1, whose protein sequence is MPGCFSRLAERVRGRLRPTASTGCSNSFVACFSCLFLFCRVRDRRQMDSDLEEETTVLDEVQLDVPLDDVPDVPQLPVLLDVQNAAIIPEDVPDVQTILEEATGNWQLILIRFSPLYCGPVVIRNNAGPVVIAWRTFQFISPIITYMRGGSQQVVVRMHHVSRVTGLETQLVWAISKETARLSPEGIPYCATKVQSITWIQRVAGRVTHYASHLRHETSVDVTVGCYQQTDVSVVYTTLHMGLDGLLSSSAWSEAASFSTPTTQHFTDPEPECHNCYEGWEEDLLPEEREVPLLNLYLTTKRVEDIALRLVSLRQAFTTLLGSTLSRNHLFVAGKVLLGALVQANHMDEAKFISTYNDFVDYLSDPSKRNDIERELSEAKIHHMNMIDVLFELVLFGMMTAQKSLMVHPGGFVERLYALLYSFLPTAANMEPEADRYLLQLSDSCDTLPPNRDLDTNALHYFALNLTFINKISCSSKTFWFPSFHLFDFMTISSSYSYVNIRLLHEQ, encoded by the exons ATGCCTGGGTGCTTTTCAAGACTGGCGGAGAGAGTGCGTGGACGTCTGCGGCCTACTGCGTCGACAGGTTGTTCAAACTCATTTGTGGCTTGTTTTTCTTGTCTTTTTCTGTTTTGCAGGGTTCGTGATCGTCGACAGATGGACAGCGACTTAGAAGAGG AAACAACTGTCCTGGATGAGGTCCAGTTGGATGTGCCATTGGATGATGTGCCAGATGTTCCACAGCTGCCAGTCCTCCTTGATGTCCAGAATGCTGCTATCATCCCTGAGGATGTGCCAGATGTGCAGACTATCCTTGAG GAGGCCACTGGCAATTGGCAGTTGATTCTGATTAGGTTCAGCCCCCTGTACTGTGGGCCTGTTGTGATCAGG AACAATGCCGGTCCGGTGGTTATAGCTTGGAGAACTTTCCAGTTCATCAGCCCCATCATCACCTACATGCGTGGGGGATCCCAG CAGGTGGTGGTGAGGATGCACCACGTGAGTAGGGTGACAGGCCTAGAGACTCAACTGGTGTGGGCCATCTCCAAGGAGACAGCCAGGCTTAGTCCAGAGGGCATCCCCTACTGTGCCACCAAAGTGCAGTCCATCACTTGGATCCAG cgtgtggcTGGCAGGGTGACCCACTATGCGTCTCACCTCCGCCACGAGACGTCTGTGGACGTGACGGTTGGCTGCTACCAG CAGACTGATGTCTCAGTGGTGTACACCACTCTCCACATGGGGCTGGACGGGCTTCTCTCCTCTTCAGCGTGGTCGGAGGCTGCCTCCTTCTCTACGCCCACCACTCAGCACTTCACTGACCCAGAGCCTGAGTGCCACAACTGCTATGAG GGCTGGGAGGAGGACCTGCTGCCTGAGGAGAGGGAGGTTCCTCTGCTAAA CCTCTACCTTACCACCAAGAGAGTGGAGGACATCGCCCTGAGGCTCGTCTCCCTGCGCCAGGCCTTCACT ACCCTGCTTGGTTCCACCCTGAGCAGGAACCATCTGTTTGTGGCGGGAAAGGTCCTCCTGGGCGCACTGGTTCAAGCCAACCACATG GACGAGGCCAAGTTCATAAGTACCTACAACGACTTTGTGGACTACCTGAGTGACCCCTCCAAGCGGAATGACATTGAGAGGGAGCTGTCTGAGGCAAAG ATCCATCATATGAACATGATAGATGTCCTCTTTGAGCTGGTGCTGTTTGGGATGATGACAGCTCAGAAGTCCCTGATGGTG CACCCTGGTGGGTTCGTGGAGCGTCTGTACgctctcctgtactccttccTGCCCACTGCTGCCAACATGGAGCCAGAGGCTGACAGATACCTGCTGCAGCTCAGT GATTCTTGTGACACTTTGCCACCCAACAGGGATCTAGACACCAATGCACTACATTACTTTGCACTGAATCttacatttataaataaaataagttGTAGTTCAAAAACATTTTGGTTTCCGTCTTttcatttatttgattttatgACCATTTCCTCTTCCTATAGTTATGTTAATATTAGATTATTACATGAACAATGA
- the LOC112246775 gene encoding uncharacterized protein LOC112246775 isoform X3, with the protein MPGCFSRLAERVRGRLRPTASTGCSNSFVACFSCLFLFCRVRDRRQMDSDLEEETTVLDEVQLDVPLDDVPDVPQLPVLLDVQNAAIIPEDVPDVQTILEEATGNWQLILIRFSPLYCGPVVIRQVVVRMHHVSRVTGLETQLVWAISKETARLSPEGIPYCATKVQSITWIQRVAGRVTHYASHLRHETSVDVTVGCYQQTDVSVVYTTLHMGLDGLLSSSAWSEAASFSTPTTQHFTDPEPECHNCYEGWEEDLLPEEREVPLLNLYLTTKRVEDIALRLVSLRQAFTTLLGSTLSRNHLFVAGKVLLGALVQANHMDEAKFISTYNDFVDYLSDPSKRNDIERELSEAKIHHMNMIDVLFELVLFGMMTAQKSLMVHPGGFVERLYALLYSFLPTAANMEPEADRYLLQLSDSCDTLPPNRDLDTNALHYFALNLTFINKISCSSKTFWFPSFHLFDFMTISSSYSYVNIRLLHEQ; encoded by the exons ATGCCTGGGTGCTTTTCAAGACTGGCGGAGAGAGTGCGTGGACGTCTGCGGCCTACTGCGTCGACAGGTTGTTCAAACTCATTTGTGGCTTGTTTTTCTTGTCTTTTTCTGTTTTGCAGGGTTCGTGATCGTCGACAGATGGACAGCGACTTAGAAGAGG AAACAACTGTCCTGGATGAGGTCCAGTTGGATGTGCCATTGGATGATGTGCCAGATGTTCCACAGCTGCCAGTCCTCCTTGATGTCCAGAATGCTGCTATCATCCCTGAGGATGTGCCAGATGTGCAGACTATCCTTGAG GAGGCCACTGGCAATTGGCAGTTGATTCTGATTAGGTTCAGCCCCCTGTACTGTGGGCCTGTTGTGATCAGG CAGGTGGTGGTGAGGATGCACCACGTGAGTAGGGTGACAGGCCTAGAGACTCAACTGGTGTGGGCCATCTCCAAGGAGACAGCCAGGCTTAGTCCAGAGGGCATCCCCTACTGTGCCACCAAAGTGCAGTCCATCACTTGGATCCAG cgtgtggcTGGCAGGGTGACCCACTATGCGTCTCACCTCCGCCACGAGACGTCTGTGGACGTGACGGTTGGCTGCTACCAG CAGACTGATGTCTCAGTGGTGTACACCACTCTCCACATGGGGCTGGACGGGCTTCTCTCCTCTTCAGCGTGGTCGGAGGCTGCCTCCTTCTCTACGCCCACCACTCAGCACTTCACTGACCCAGAGCCTGAGTGCCACAACTGCTATGAG GGCTGGGAGGAGGACCTGCTGCCTGAGGAGAGGGAGGTTCCTCTGCTAAA CCTCTACCTTACCACCAAGAGAGTGGAGGACATCGCCCTGAGGCTCGTCTCCCTGCGCCAGGCCTTCACT ACCCTGCTTGGTTCCACCCTGAGCAGGAACCATCTGTTTGTGGCGGGAAAGGTCCTCCTGGGCGCACTGGTTCAAGCCAACCACATG GACGAGGCCAAGTTCATAAGTACCTACAACGACTTTGTGGACTACCTGAGTGACCCCTCCAAGCGGAATGACATTGAGAGGGAGCTGTCTGAGGCAAAG ATCCATCATATGAACATGATAGATGTCCTCTTTGAGCTGGTGCTGTTTGGGATGATGACAGCTCAGAAGTCCCTGATGGTG CACCCTGGTGGGTTCGTGGAGCGTCTGTACgctctcctgtactccttccTGCCCACTGCTGCCAACATGGAGCCAGAGGCTGACAGATACCTGCTGCAGCTCAGT GATTCTTGTGACACTTTGCCACCCAACAGGGATCTAGACACCAATGCACTACATTACTTTGCACTGAATCttacatttataaataaaataagttGTAGTTCAAAAACATTTTGGTTTCCGTCTTttcatttatttgattttatgACCATTTCCTCTTCCTATAGTTATGTTAATATTAGATTATTACATGAACAATGA